Proteins from one Palaemon carinicauda isolate YSFRI2023 chromosome 26, ASM3689809v2, whole genome shotgun sequence genomic window:
- the LOC137619903 gene encoding uncharacterized protein PF3D7_1120000-like, which translates to MAIRSNSFVNNLLLLAATKESGSFMCYDKSTEEKSVEGLLKMKHLGKRMIDKSIKPVEICPKTKLRIYSLGDLLPFVGRVIKRGEFGDVYELVGKYSDFCLKENRICLDVEVENLLRFQHLAVPKVMGLVKEWEVIIVSRQQMTLWDWARIVRPTKEQVLRVLIALVGILQDFHAEGYCYNYVHPENVMIDLATGGQAPKVSVMDFDFMRKIGANPFQRPIVQASQSSGTNTKYCKCFASKILAGEGGTPQTDALSMALTIGFLVSNGVLTVRSPFKKLLDWFAGCYGNESGCSMDTLLVGLNKELDNCSISEMEEWVADQKEISSLENSTSNSNDDEEEGRKDCQQNDLVKEVSAYKQKLGEINDQMSNLDDDLLQRDQELASFRQKADQDKRKNDELRTKTLSRERKFQEVQEENDSLRKEVSRLRESQLQREEDKLSTEGFEDKQKADLEGKPQDERKNAKNMSLARITQIIEKDYAEIRRVNVMGAKQKGDLEGKPQDERKHLRREAKEVALRRIRKIAQDEIFHEKLDKVYVPVEVRQEALKEEKTAKKHKVNLEEIEEGIVKRQKELSEQNENVWKSDNIEKELKEYQEANSLRTDGDSATKGDDYAEIRRVNVIGAKQKGDLEGKPQGEKKHLRREIDDIVKLQKRELLRREEESRRLDKELIEERRIRKETESEVHRLKKEIKSLKQRLLAKTGQIGDTHKVVMELADLMNQLKEEVNSDD; encoded by the exons ATGGCTATAAGATCTaatagttttgtaaataatttgcTATTGTTGGCTGCTACAAAGGAATCAGGCAGCTTTATGTGTTATGATAAATCTACTGAAGAGAAGTCAGTAGAAGGACTATTGAAAATGAAACATCTCGGAAAAAGGATGATCGACAAATCGATCAAGCCCGTTGAAATCTGCCCTAAGACAAAGCTTAGGATTTATTCACTCGGGGACTTGTTGCCCTTCGTAGGCAGGGTAATAAAACGGGGTGAATTCGGAGATGTCTATGAACTTGTAGGCAAATATTCGGATTTCTGCCTCAAAGAGAATAGGATATGCCTAGACGTCGAGGTTGAGAATCTCCTTCGATTCCAGCATCTTGCGGTTCCAAAAGTCATGGGACTCGTGAAGGAATGGGAGGTGATCATCGTGTCACGTCAACAAATGACCCTGTGGGACTGGGCAAGGATCGTGCGACCGACCAAGGAGCAGGTACTTCGTGTATTGATAGCACTGGTTGGAATTCTGCAGGATTTCCACGCCGAAGGTTACTGCTACAATTACGTCCACCCGGAAAACGTTATGATCGATTTAGCTACTGGAGGACAAGCTCCAAAGGTAAGTGTGATGGACTTTGATTTCATGAGGAAGATCGGTGCCAACCCTTTCCAAAGACCCATAGTTCAGGCCAGCCAGAGTTCGGGTACGAACACCAAATACTGTAAGTGTTTCGCGTCTAAGATCCTTGCGGGGGAGGGAGGCACCCCACAGACAGATGCCCTAAGCATGGCTCTCACCATCGGGTTTTTAGTTTCTAATGGGGTGCTTACGGTGAGATCCCCCTTCAAGAAACTTCTGGACTGGTTTGCAGGTTGCTATGGAAACGAAAGCGGTTGCTCCATGGACACTCTGCTCGTCGGGTTAAACAAGGAATTAGACAATTGCTCCATCAGCGAAATGGAAGAGTGGGTGGCAGATCAGAAAGAAATATCGTCACTGGAAAATTCCACCTCAAATAgcaatgatgatgaagaggagggaaGAAAGGATTGCCAGCAAAATGACCTCGTAAAGGAGGTTTCTGCTTACAAACAAAAGCTCGGGGAGATAAATGACCAAATGTCAAATCTAGATGACGACCTTCTTCAGAGGGACCAAGAGCTGGCGTCTTTCAGGCAGAAAGCTGACCAAGACAAACGCAAGAATGATGAACTGAGGACCAAGACACTATCCAGGGAGAGGAAATTTCAGGAAGTCCAGGAAGAAAACGATTCTCTGAGGAAGGAAGTGAGTAGACTAAGGGAGTCTCAACTACAGAGAGAAGAAGATAAGCTCAGCACAGAGGGTTTCGAAGATAAACAAAAAGctgatcttgaaggaaaacctcaggacgagagaaa gaatgccaagaacatgtctttggcaaggataacacaaataatagaaaaggaTTATGCAGAAATTAGGAGGGTAAATGTAATGGGAGCGAAACAAAAAGgtgatcttgaaggaaaacctcaggacgagagaaagcatcttaggagggaagcaaaagaagtggccttaagaaggattagaaaaattgcacaggatgaaatcttCCACGAAAAATTAGACAAAGTGTATGTTCCTGTTGAAGTAAGGCAAGAGGCtttgaaagaggagaaaacagcaaagaaacacaaggttaacttggaggaaatagaagaaggcatcgtgaagaggc aaaaggaattatcagaacaaaatgaaaacgtctggaaaagtgacaacattgaaaaggaacttaAAGAATACCAGGAAGCAAATAGCCTAAGAACAGATGGAGATTCTGCTACTAAAGGTGATGATTATGCAGAAATTAGGAGGGTAAATGTAATTGGAGCAAAACAAAAAGgtgatcttgaaggaaaacctcaggGCGAGAAAAAGCATCTTAGGAGGGAAATTGATGATATAGTGAAACTTCAAAAgagagaacttctaaggagagaggaagagagcaGAAGGCTTGATAAAGAGCTAATAgaggaaagaagaataagaaaagagaCAGAAAGTGAAGTGCATAGGctgaagaaggaaataaaaagtctAAAGCAGAGACTTTTGGCAAAGACTGGACAGATTGGTGATACTCATAAGGTAGTTATGGAATTGGCGGATTTGATGAATCAGTTGAAAGAGGAAGTCAATAGCGACGACTAA